A genomic stretch from Styela clava chromosome 5, kaStyClav1.hap1.2, whole genome shotgun sequence includes:
- the LOC120344275 gene encoding uncharacterized protein LOC120344275, translating into MNIRTLLVTLIVSVITVSGDETDTKKVWCVDDTVMQNTDLVKGIDRDDLCKSSIINATPWSDEEDKTPAKPENLQLQARTYKTDDENSSRQIAVFISWRQKMGDLPSSQSYYVELNFINPPGQHKQYTMTWDNALLRELENSTAHYVEFNFIYCSRIEGSYHIGPGDKYRFKIQGLPMYQEDSDPQLVAGNIAIPGCRKSKEIRRSAACRSHTRRKKRPKPIKPINEPAETIDKEEQPSTESAKNMNEAQNRSGDDPEIADFTSTNIVFIIVGAVIIGVLIMALLFILCRKRLHGYILPKKSVAKRRVLIISSLEEKYSQAINMLLKIFDKIESIKLTCNLRQKIDIGEHGIVKWVTKNVTDADIVVFVIGNKSEVAKDHCSENSPLEVEEIEKHQVGQSLNTAETIINSNKCVNSHKKFIVLDLHHHVKREDLPIFKHYRLLSDFKKFTHHVIGASHIMSTSDKKIFSNLLSNAQLGYGTKITTAEIDEDDVIDPKNAPISGQNNFDSLPFPPANIEEGQSLALNIDDTSAYVDGPPSCESNQSHEYVTTDYNNPGQSYRYLKAGARPKTKC; encoded by the exons ATGAATATCAGAACATTGTTAGTGACTTTGATTGTGTCAGTAATTACGGTATCTGGGGATGAAACAGATACCAAGAAAGTGTGGTGTGTGGATGATACTGTGATGCAAAACACTGATCTTGTCAAAGGCATTGATAGAGATGATTTGTGCAAATCAAGTATAA TAAATGCCACACCATGGTCAGATGAGGAGGATAAAACACCAGCTAAACCAGAAAATCTCCAACTTCAAGCCCGCACTTATAAAACTGATGATGAAAACTCATCAAGGCAAATAGCTGTGTTTATATCATGGAGACAGAAAA TGGGTGACCTGCCTTCCTCACAAAGTTACTatgttgaattgaattttatcAATCCTCCTGGTCAACACAAGCAATATACAATGACATGGGATAATGCTCTGTTGAGGGAACTGGAGAATAGTACAGCACATTAT GTTGAATTCAATTTTATCTACTGCAGCAGAATTGAAGGAAGCTACCATATTGGGCCCGGTGATAAATACCGGTTCAAGATACAAGGTTTACCCATGTATCAAGAAGACTCAGATCCCCAACTTGTCGCTGGGAATATAGCAATACCAG GTTGTAGAAAAAGCAAGGAAATTCGAAGATCTGCAGCTTGCCGCAGTCATACAAGAAGAAAGAAACGTCCAAAACcta TAAAGCCTATCAATGAACCAGCTGAAACTATCGATAAAGAAGAACAACCGTCTACTGAATCTGCAAAGAATATGAATGAAGCACAAAATCGCTCAG GAGATGATCCAGAAATAGCTGATTTTACCTCAACaaatattgttttcattattgTTGGAGCGGTTATCATCGGCGTATTGATTATggcattattattcattttatgtcGTAAGAGGTTGCATGgat ATATTCTTCCGAAGAAAAGCGTCGCAAAACGACGTGTTCTAATAATCAGCAGTTTAGAAGAAAAATATTCGCAAGCTATTAACATGCTTTTAAAGATTTTTGACAAGATTGAAAGCATCAAACTAACATGTAATCTACGACAGAAAATTGACATAGGAGAGCATGGAATTGTAAAATGGGTGACAAAAAATGTTACTGATGCTGATATTGTAGTTTTTGTCATAGGCAATAAaagtgaagttgcaaaggatCACTGTTCTGAAAACTCCCCATTAGAAGTAGAAGAAATTGAGAAACATCAAGTTGGGCAATCACTCAATACAGCAGAAACCATCATCAATTCGAATAAGTGCGTAAATTCGCACAAAAAATTTATAGTACTCGACCTACATCATCATGTTAAGAGGGAAGATTTGCCGATTTTCAAGCACTATAGATTGCTATcggatttcaaaaaattcaccCATCATGTTATTGGAGCATCACATATCATGAGCACTAGTGATAAGAAGATTTTCAGTAATCTACTCTCAAATGCACAGCTGGGATATGGAACAAAAATTACAACCGCGGAAATAGATGAAGATGACGTTATTGATCCAAAAAATGCTCCCATTTCTggccaaaataattttgattctcTACCATTCCCACCTGCAAATATTGAAGAAGGACAATCCCTGGCATTGAATATTGATGATACTTCAGCATATGTTGATGGACCTCCATCGTGTGAAAGTAATCAGTCTCACGAGTATGTAACAACTGATTATAACAATCCAGGACAATCTTACAGATACCTCAAGGCAGGCGCTAGACCAAAAACAAAATGCTGA
- the LOC120344279 gene encoding uncharacterized protein LOC120344279 isoform X1 has protein sequence MIASLIKCILLLLMLLLPSSFSMNCMSGKGNICTCKQRRGIPWSIPTDRTAPAVNNVNARFFVESERIGIKVKWSYRVMYLPDISGGFLIEVLYSKGDPKYYHCNVTVQRTRSKKPAITFQFIYGTGTVRPKDEFLFKISSLPLYTFDSKPSSESVTLLVKGCKHKDISRTIYCKRDRKKVSIRIDENPVHDQTIFDQRIFVTLFVLCAILITLLIFYFLAIICICNKPGFPTLTRVNPRTILIVGNVDNEGKILLTNGLYNVLRSNGGNNVYTISNVQNMNAIGQEGITVWLSKKMSTSDVCIFLTDNDLTNDNSHVNIAIGLAKSMILKKHHIRATRKKIILAHWNNTIHHDNIENLVFCQHYHLITDIKKLLKHALGEHFYCTPQNCDDSKELLCRLLSTLPQSESIISNVANINDLSNTDVIEICEEEETMNILNLDELPSIECNT, from the exons ATGATAGCAAGTCTTATAAAATGCATCCTGCTTTTACTGATGTTGCTGCTACCTTCTTCATTCTCTATGAATTGCATGTCGGGAAAAGGAAATATATGCACATGCAAACAAA GACGAGGAATACCGTGGTCAATACCGACAGATAGAACCGCTCCTGCTGTGAATAATGTCAACGCCCGATTTTTTGTTGAATCCGAGAGGATTGGCATTAAAGTAAAATGGAGCTATCGAG TTATGTATTTGCCAGACATTTCTGGAGGATTTTTGATTGAAGTACTATATTCTAAAGGTGACCCAAAATATTATCACTGCAATGTGACAGTTCAAAGAACTAGATCAAAGAAACCCGCT ATTACATTTCAATTCATATATGGAACTGGTACTGTACGACCAAAGGATGAATTTCTGTTTAAAATATCATCACTTCCGCTCTATACTTTTGATAGCAAGCCATCTAGCGAATCAGTTACATTACTTGTTAAAG GTTGCAAACACAAAGATATATCACGAACTATATACTGTAAAAGAGACAGAAAAAAAGTTTCTATCAGGATAGATGAGAACCCAGTACATG ATCAAACAATCTTTGATCAAAGAATCTTTGTTACCCTTTTTGTGTTGTGTGCGATCCTCATCACTCtactgatattttattttctggcCATCATATGCATATGCAACAAACCAG GATTTCCTACTCTGACTCGTGTTAATCCTAGAACAATATTAATTGTTGGCAATGTTGACAATGAAGGAAAAATATTATTGACTAACGGACTTTATAACGTTTTACGTTCAAATGGAGGAAATAATGTATACACCATCTCCAATGTTCAAAATATGAATGCAATTGGACAAGAAGGAATAACTGTTTGGTTGTCTAAAAAAATGTCGACATCAGATGTTTGTATCTTCCTGACTGACAATGATCTGACAAATGACAATAGTCATGTCAATATCGCAATTGGTTTAGCAAAGAGcatgatattaaaaaaacacCATATCAGAGCCACGCGCAAAAAGATCATTCTTGCTCACTGGAACAACACTATCCACCAtgacaatattgaaaatctAGTATTTTGCCAACATTACCATCTCATAACAGACATCAAAAAACTATTGAAACATGCTCTCGGAGAGCATTTTTATTGCACGCCTCAAAATTGTGACGATTCAAAGGAATTATTATGCAGATTATTATCTACTTTACCCCAATCAGAGTCTATAATCAGTAATGTCGCTAATATTAACGACCTCAGTAATACAGATGTCATTGAAATCTGTGAAGAAGAAGAAACAATGAATATACTAAACCTAGATGAATTACCATCTATTGAATGCAACACATGA
- the LOC120344279 gene encoding uncharacterized protein LOC120344279 isoform X2 → MIASLIKCILLLLMLLLPSSFSMNCMSGKGNICTCKQRRGIPWSIPTDRTAPAVNNVNARFFVESERIGIKVKWSYRVMYLPDISGGFLIEVLYSKGDPKYYHCNVTVQRTRSKKPAITFQFIYGTGTVRPKDEFLFKISSLPLYTFDSKPSSESVTLLVKGCKHKDISRTIYCKRDRKKVSIRIDENPVHGFPTLTRVNPRTILIVGNVDNEGKILLTNGLYNVLRSNGGNNVYTISNVQNMNAIGQEGITVWLSKKMSTSDVCIFLTDNDLTNDNSHVNIAIGLAKSMILKKHHIRATRKKIILAHWNNTIHHDNIENLVFCQHYHLITDIKKLLKHALGEHFYCTPQNCDDSKELLCRLLSTLPQSESIISNVANINDLSNTDVIEICEEEETMNILNLDELPSIECNT, encoded by the exons ATGATAGCAAGTCTTATAAAATGCATCCTGCTTTTACTGATGTTGCTGCTACCTTCTTCATTCTCTATGAATTGCATGTCGGGAAAAGGAAATATATGCACATGCAAACAAA GACGAGGAATACCGTGGTCAATACCGACAGATAGAACCGCTCCTGCTGTGAATAATGTCAACGCCCGATTTTTTGTTGAATCCGAGAGGATTGGCATTAAAGTAAAATGGAGCTATCGAG TTATGTATTTGCCAGACATTTCTGGAGGATTTTTGATTGAAGTACTATATTCTAAAGGTGACCCAAAATATTATCACTGCAATGTGACAGTTCAAAGAACTAGATCAAAGAAACCCGCT ATTACATTTCAATTCATATATGGAACTGGTACTGTACGACCAAAGGATGAATTTCTGTTTAAAATATCATCACTTCCGCTCTATACTTTTGATAGCAAGCCATCTAGCGAATCAGTTACATTACTTGTTAAAG GTTGCAAACACAAAGATATATCACGAACTATATACTGTAAAAGAGACAGAAAAAAAGTTTCTATCAGGATAGATGAGAACCCAGTACATG GATTTCCTACTCTGACTCGTGTTAATCCTAGAACAATATTAATTGTTGGCAATGTTGACAATGAAGGAAAAATATTATTGACTAACGGACTTTATAACGTTTTACGTTCAAATGGAGGAAATAATGTATACACCATCTCCAATGTTCAAAATATGAATGCAATTGGACAAGAAGGAATAACTGTTTGGTTGTCTAAAAAAATGTCGACATCAGATGTTTGTATCTTCCTGACTGACAATGATCTGACAAATGACAATAGTCATGTCAATATCGCAATTGGTTTAGCAAAGAGcatgatattaaaaaaacacCATATCAGAGCCACGCGCAAAAAGATCATTCTTGCTCACTGGAACAACACTATCCACCAtgacaatattgaaaatctAGTATTTTGCCAACATTACCATCTCATAACAGACATCAAAAAACTATTGAAACATGCTCTCGGAGAGCATTTTTATTGCACGCCTCAAAATTGTGACGATTCAAAGGAATTATTATGCAGATTATTATCTACTTTACCCCAATCAGAGTCTATAATCAGTAATGTCGCTAATATTAACGACCTCAGTAATACAGATGTCATTGAAATCTGTGAAGAAGAAGAAACAATGAATATACTAAACCTAGATGAATTACCATCTATTGAATGCAACACATGA